Proteins encoded by one window of Deinococcus aerophilus:
- a CDS encoding bifunctional 3,4-dihydroxy-2-butanone-4-phosphate synthase/GTP cyclohydrolase II, whose protein sequence is MTGAAITLSPIAELLAELRAGRPVILVDDENRENEGDLLMPAATATPEWINFMAREGRGLICVTLLPERAARLDLTPMVGSSTDPNGTAFTVSVDHTSNSTGISAFDRAATIAALLDDAAGPADFRRPGHIFPLVARPGGVLRRAGHTEAACDLARLAGFAPVGVICEIMGDDGEMSRLPDLLAFGERHGLKVGSIEALIAYRLEHDPFMQLVAEARLPTEYGEFRLVGFEDSLSGAEHVALVMGEVDEQPLLVRVHSECLTGDGFHSLRCDCGPQRDAALQAIAAEGRGVLVYLRQEGRGIGLLNKIRAYALQDGGADTVEANLKLGFPADARDFGIGAQMLHLLGARRLRVLTNNPRKLHSLGGFGLEVIERVPLHAGHNEHNAAYLSTKAARLGHIGTDGTGI, encoded by the coding sequence ATGACGGGCGCGGCCATTACGCTTTCTCCCATTGCCGAACTGCTCGCCGAGCTGCGGGCGGGCCGCCCGGTGATTCTGGTGGACGACGAGAACCGCGAGAACGAGGGCGACCTGCTGATGCCCGCCGCGACCGCCACGCCCGAATGGATTAACTTCATGGCCCGCGAGGGCCGGGGCCTGATCTGCGTGACCCTGCTGCCCGAACGCGCCGCGCGGCTGGACCTGACACCCATGGTGGGAAGCAGCACCGACCCCAACGGCACGGCGTTCACGGTCAGTGTGGACCACACGAGCAACAGCACCGGCATCAGCGCCTTTGACCGCGCCGCCACCATTGCCGCGCTGCTGGACGACGCGGCCGGGCCTGCCGATTTCCGCCGCCCCGGACACATCTTTCCGCTGGTGGCGCGGCCCGGCGGGGTGCTGCGCCGGGCCGGACACACCGAGGCCGCGTGTGATCTGGCGCGGCTGGCGGGCTTTGCCCCGGTGGGCGTGATCTGCGAGATCATGGGGGACGACGGCGAGATGAGCCGTCTGCCGGACCTACTCGCCTTCGGGGAGCGGCACGGCCTGAAGGTGGGGAGCATCGAGGCCCTGATTGCCTACCGGCTGGAACATGATCCGTTCATGCAGCTCGTGGCCGAGGCCCGGTTGCCCACCGAGTACGGCGAATTCCGGCTGGTGGGGTTCGAGGATTCCCTGAGTGGAGCCGAACACGTCGCGCTGGTGATGGGCGAGGTGGATGAACAGCCTTTGCTCGTGCGGGTCCACAGCGAGTGCCTGACCGGGGACGGCTTTCACAGCCTGCGCTGCGACTGCGGCCCGCAGCGTGACGCCGCCCTGCAGGCCATCGCCGCCGAGGGCCGGGGGGTGCTCGTGTACCTGCGTCAGGAGGGCCGGGGCATCGGCCTGCTGAACAAGATCCGTGCCTACGCCCTGCAGGACGGCGGGGCCGATACGGTGGAGGCGAACCTGAAGCTCGGCTTTCCCGCCGATGCCCGCGATTTTGGCATCGGAGCCCAGATGCTGCACCTGCTCGGCGCGCGGCGGCTGCGCGTCCTGACCAACAATCCACGCAAGCTGCACTCCCTGGGCGGCTTCGGGCTGGAGGTCATCGAGCGGGTGCCGCTGCACGCCGGGCACAACGAACACAACGCTGCGTATCTCAGCACCAAGGCCGCCCGGCTGGGCCACATCGGCACCGACGGCACCGGCATCTGA
- the ribH gene encoding 6,7-dimethyl-8-ribityllumazine synthase gives MQRIEAHLLATDLKFAVVSTRWNHLIVDRLVEGAELAFVQHGGKTEHLDHFLAPGSYEIPLIARKLAESGRYDAVVCLGAVIKGDTDHYDFVAGGAAQGILNTSLHTGVPVAFGVLTTDTVEQALNRAGIKAGNKGAEAVLAMIETVNLLRQI, from the coding sequence ATGCAGCGCATCGAAGCCCATCTGCTCGCCACCGACCTGAAATTCGCCGTCGTCAGCACCCGCTGGAACCACCTGATCGTGGACCGGCTCGTGGAGGGCGCCGAGCTCGCCTTTGTGCAGCACGGCGGCAAGACCGAGCACCTGGATCATTTTCTTGCTCCCGGTTCCTATGAAATTCCGCTGATCGCCCGCAAGCTCGCCGAATCGGGCCGCTACGACGCGGTGGTGTGTCTGGGGGCCGTCATCAAGGGAGACACCGACCACTACGATTTTGTGGCGGGCGGCGCGGCCCAGGGCATCCTGAACACCTCGCTGCACACCGGCGTGCCGGTGGCCTTTGGCGTGCTGACCACCGATACGGTGGAACAGGCCCTGAACCGCGCCGGCATCAAGGCGGGCAACAAGGGAGCCGAGGCGGTCCTCGCCATGATCGAGACGGTGAATCTGCTGCGCCAGATCTGA
- a CDS encoding DinB family protein, producing MTPSHRYARTFQSHRDALLDLYAQLPEDQGTFSAWEGGLSFIGQADHLSVSATRFLSLVRGEKPGAAPAASATLSEARDRLQETQEATAAAISALSEEDLQRRVPAFGGREMPVTALLDLIISHEAHHKGQVWIMARMVGVQPPMFVKMG from the coding sequence ATGACTCCCTCGCACCGTTATGCCCGCACCTTCCAGTCCCACCGGGATGCCCTGCTGGACCTGTACGCGCAGCTGCCCGAAGATCAGGGGACTTTCAGCGCCTGGGAGGGTGGCCTGAGCTTCATCGGCCAGGCCGACCACCTCTCGGTGAGTGCCACGCGCTTTCTGAGTCTGGTGCGCGGCGAGAAGCCCGGCGCGGCCCCCGCTGCGAGCGCCACGCTGAGCGAGGCGAGGGACCGGCTGCAGGAAACCCAGGAGGCCACCGCGGCGGCCATCAGCGCCCTGAGTGAGGAGGACCTGCAGCGCCGCGTGCCGGCCTTCGGGGGCCGCGAGATGCCGGTCACCGCCCTGCTGGACCTGATCATCAGCCACGAGGCCCACCACAAGGGTCAGGTGTGGATCATGGCCCGCATGGTGGGCGTTCAGCCGCCGATGTTCGTGAAGATGGGCTGA